The following proteins are co-located in the Streptomyces bottropensis ATCC 25435 genome:
- a CDS encoding DUF4191 domain-containing protein, with protein MARKEPAADAANPGRLKQIALTYKMTRRADKKIGLVLAAVGIITFGVFLAIGFLIGHPIYLGILGLLLAFLATAIVFGRRAERAAFGQMEGQPGAAAAVLDNVGRGWTTTPAVAMNRSQDVVHRAVGKAGIVLIAEGNPNRVKSLLAAEKRKMARIVADVPVHDLVVGTGEGQTELKKLRTTMLKLPRVLSGPQVTATNDRLRAMGDLMSNMPLPKGPMPKGMRMPRGGPKAR; from the coding sequence ATGGCGAGGAAGGAACCCGCAGCGGACGCTGCGAACCCCGGGCGACTCAAGCAGATCGCTCTCACGTACAAGATGACCCGCAGGGCCGACAAGAAGATCGGTCTTGTACTCGCGGCTGTCGGAATCATCACCTTCGGTGTCTTCCTCGCGATCGGTTTCTTGATCGGTCACCCCATCTATCTCGGCATTCTGGGCCTCCTGCTCGCTTTCCTCGCGACGGCGATCGTCTTCGGACGGCGGGCCGAGCGCGCGGCGTTCGGGCAGATGGAGGGCCAGCCCGGCGCGGCGGCCGCGGTGCTCGACAACGTGGGCCGTGGCTGGACCACGACCCCCGCGGTGGCGATGAACCGCAGCCAGGACGTGGTGCACCGGGCCGTGGGCAAGGCCGGCATCGTCCTGATCGCCGAGGGCAACCCGAACCGGGTCAAGAGCCTGCTGGCCGCCGAGAAGCGGAAGATGGCCCGCATCGTGGCGGACGTCCCGGTGCACGACCTGGTCGTGGGCACCGGCGAGGGCCAGACCGAGCTGAAGAAGCTCCGCACGACCATGCTCAAGCTGCCGCGCGTGCTCTCCGGCCCCCAGGTGACCGCCACCAACGACCGGCTGCGCGCGATGGGCGACCTGATGAGCAACATGCCGCTCCCCAAGGGTCCGATGCCCAAGGGCATGCGCATGCCGAGGGGCGGCCCGAAGGCCCGCTGA
- a CDS encoding RDD family protein has translation MDKRQALGSWLSGPRSAAEDAGVDFGYRGEQLGLPEEGPGSIARPGRRLGALAVDWGLCLLIAYGLITDGYDQATSNWALLIFFLLHALTLGTVGFTPGKRLFGLRVVAQDVGTVNPWRALVRTVLLCLAIPALVWDRDGRGLHDRLARTVEVRI, from the coding sequence GTGGACAAGAGGCAAGCACTCGGATCGTGGCTCTCCGGCCCCCGCAGCGCGGCGGAGGACGCCGGGGTCGACTTCGGATACAGGGGAGAACAGCTCGGTCTGCCGGAGGAGGGACCCGGCTCCATCGCCCGCCCCGGCCGCCGTCTCGGCGCCCTCGCCGTCGACTGGGGCCTGTGCCTCTTGATCGCATACGGCCTGATCACCGACGGCTACGACCAGGCCACGAGCAACTGGGCCCTGCTCATCTTCTTCCTGCTCCACGCCCTCACCCTGGGCACGGTCGGCTTCACCCCGGGCAAGCGCCTCTTCGGCCTCCGTGTGGTCGCCCAGGACGTCGGCACCGTCAACCCGTGGCGCGCGCTCGTCCGTACGGTCCTGCTCTGCCTCGCCATCCCGGCCCTGGTCTGGGACCGCGACGGCCGCGGCCTGCACGACCGGCTGGCGCGCACGGTGGAGGTGCGGATCTAG
- the glnA gene encoding type I glutamate--ammonia ligase, producing the protein MFQNADEAKKYIADEDVKFVDVRFCDLPGVMQHFTIPAEAFDPAEELAFDGSSIRGFQAIHESDMALRADLSTARVDPFRRDKTVNINFFIHDPITGEQYSRDPRNVAKKAEAYLASTGIADTAYFGPEAEFYVFDSVRFKTSENESFYHIDSEAGAWNTGALEDNRGYKVRYKGGYFPTPPVDHFADLRAEISLELAKSGLQVERQHHEVGTAGQAEINYKFNTLLAAADDLQLFKYIVKNVAWRNGKTATFMPKPIFGDNGSGMHVHQSLWAGGSPLFYDEAGYAGLSDMARYYIGGILKHAPSLLAFTNPTVNSYHRLVPGFEAPVNLVYSQRNRSAAMRIPITGSNPKAKRVEFRAPDSSGNPYLAFSALLLAGLDGVKNKIEPAEPIDKDLYELAPEEHAGVPQVPTSLPAVLDSLERDHEFLLQGDVFTPDLIETWIDYKRTNEIAPLQLRPHPHEFELYFDV; encoded by the coding sequence ATGTTCCAGAACGCCGACGAGGCCAAGAAGTACATCGCGGACGAGGACGTCAAGTTCGTCGATGTCCGCTTCTGCGACCTGCCGGGTGTGATGCAGCACTTCACGATCCCGGCCGAGGCCTTCGACCCGGCCGAGGAGCTCGCGTTCGACGGCTCCTCGATCCGCGGCTTCCAGGCCATCCACGAGTCCGACATGGCGCTCCGCGCCGACCTGTCCACCGCGCGCGTCGACCCCTTCCGCCGCGACAAGACGGTCAACATCAACTTCTTCATCCACGACCCGATCACGGGCGAGCAGTACTCCCGTGACCCGCGCAACGTGGCGAAGAAGGCCGAGGCGTACCTCGCGTCCACCGGCATCGCCGACACCGCGTACTTCGGCCCCGAGGCCGAGTTCTACGTCTTCGACAGCGTGCGCTTCAAGACCTCGGAGAACGAGTCCTTCTACCACATCGACTCCGAGGCGGGCGCCTGGAACACCGGTGCGCTGGAGGACAACCGCGGTTACAAGGTCCGCTACAAGGGCGGTTACTTCCCGACCCCGCCGGTCGACCACTTCGCCGACCTGCGTGCCGAGATCTCCCTGGAGCTGGCCAAGTCCGGCCTCCAGGTCGAGCGCCAGCACCACGAGGTGGGCACCGCCGGCCAGGCCGAGATCAACTACAAGTTCAACACGCTGCTCGCCGCGGCCGACGACCTCCAGCTCTTCAAGTACATCGTGAAGAACGTGGCCTGGCGCAACGGCAAGACCGCGACCTTCATGCCGAAGCCGATCTTCGGTGACAACGGCTCGGGCATGCACGTCCACCAGTCGCTGTGGGCGGGCGGCTCGCCGCTCTTCTACGACGAGGCCGGGTACGCGGGTCTGTCGGACATGGCCCGCTACTACATCGGCGGCATCCTCAAGCACGCCCCGTCGCTGCTGGCCTTCACCAACCCGACGGTGAACTCGTACCACCGCCTGGTTCCGGGCTTCGAGGCCCCGGTCAACCTGGTCTACTCGCAGCGCAACCGCTCCGCCGCCATGCGTATCCCGATCACGGGTTCGAACCCGAAGGCGAAGCGCGTGGAGTTCCGCGCGCCCGACTCCTCCGGCAACCCGTACCTCGCCTTCTCGGCCCTGCTCCTCGCGGGCCTGGACGGCGTCAAGAACAAGATCGAGCCGGCCGAGCCGATCGACAAGGACCTCTACGAGCTGGCGCCCGAGGAGCACGCGGGCGTCCCGCAGGTCCCGACCTCGCTCCCGGCCGTCCTCGACTCGCTGGAGCGCGACCACGAGTTCCTTCTCCAGGGCGACGTCTTCACGCCGGACCTGATCGAGACGTGGATCGACTACAAGCGCACCAACGAGATCGCCCCGCTGCAGCTGCGTCCGCACCCGCACGAGTTCGAGCTGTACTTCGACGTGTGA
- a CDS encoding phosphotransferase family protein has protein sequence MASDDHEWAATRAWVAERLPEGRTVRNWTDLRGGWTSRMRGLTLDDGTGLVLRSFVKPFFRLHAPGLLNREAEILTLLASYDGIPAPRLHAVDPTAELADHPSLLMSLLPGSLRMAQDADLEARLDLLAGQLARIHAVVPERRPRTYQAWTSPERVSTPGGALWERAVEVIRREAPAYEGCFLHRDFHPGNVLFTGTGDGAGGGLRVSGVVDWVETSWGPADLDVAHCSTALALLYGVEHGLGFRERYEARGGRRPAVDQDHVYWRLLDALGYAPDAEKLAVPWRELGRTDLTPEVLGARLEGYVGGVLERYA, from the coding sequence ATGGCATCGGATGATCATGAGTGGGCCGCGACCCGGGCATGGGTGGCCGAGCGGCTCCCGGAGGGCCGCACCGTACGGAACTGGACGGATCTGCGGGGTGGTTGGACCTCCCGGATGCGCGGGCTGACGCTCGACGACGGGACGGGGCTCGTCCTGCGGTCGTTCGTGAAACCGTTCTTCCGGCTGCACGCTCCGGGGCTGCTGAACCGTGAGGCCGAGATCCTCACGCTGCTCGCCTCGTACGACGGCATTCCCGCTCCACGCCTGCACGCCGTCGACCCGACCGCCGAACTCGCCGACCACCCCTCGCTGTTGATGTCCCTGCTGCCGGGATCGTTGCGGATGGCGCAGGACGCGGACCTGGAGGCGCGGCTGGATCTGCTCGCCGGGCAGCTCGCCCGCATCCACGCGGTCGTACCGGAGCGACGGCCCCGCACGTACCAGGCCTGGACCTCGCCCGAGCGGGTCAGCACGCCGGGCGGTGCGCTGTGGGAGCGGGCGGTGGAGGTGATCCGGCGGGAGGCACCCGCGTACGAAGGGTGCTTCCTGCACCGGGACTTCCATCCCGGGAACGTCCTCTTCACGGGTACGGGTGACGGGGCGGGCGGTGGTCTTCGGGTCAGCGGGGTCGTGGACTGGGTCGAGACCTCGTGGGGGCCGGCGGACCTCGATGTGGCGCACTGTTCGACCGCCCTGGCGTTGTTGTACGGGGTGGAGCACGGGCTCGGATTCAGGGAGCGGTACGAGGCGCGGGGCGGGCGTCGGCCGGCCGTGGACCAGGACCACGTGTACTGGCGGCTGCTGGACGCACTGGGCTACGCCCCGGACGCGGAGAAGCTCGCGGTGCCCTGGCGGGAGCTGGGGCGGACGGATCTGACGCCGGAGGTCCTGGGGGCTCGGCTGGAGGGGTACGTGGGCGGGGTGCTGGAGCGGTACGCTTGA
- a CDS encoding RNA-guided endonuclease InsQ/TnpB family protein, with protein MQLRYSFRLYPDTGQQRALARAFGCARVVFNDAVRAREKARTAKQPFPKAAELSKRLITEAKQTVERSWLGEVSAVVLQQSLRDVETAYRNFFASLKGDRKGPKLGVPRHKSRKDARQSIRFTSNARWKITGSGRLDLPKIGAVKVKWSRTLPTTPTSVTVVKDAAGRYFASFVVDTDPAADATRMPDTDQNIGIDLGLTHFAVLSDGTKINSPRFLRRAEKKLKKAQRELSRKQKGSKNRAKARLKVARAHAEVTDARKEFHHQISTRLISENQGIAVESLSVAGLARTRLAKSVHDAGWSSFVSMLEYKAVRYGRTLVTIGRFEPTSQTCSTCGVKDGPKPLNIREWTCAACGAVHDRDTNAAINVKTAAGLAVSACGAPVRPGAIPAQREETGSHGFPTGNRAA; from the coding sequence ATGCAGCTCCGGTACTCCTTCAGGTTGTACCCGGACACCGGCCAGCAGAGGGCATTGGCGAGGGCGTTCGGGTGTGCTCGTGTCGTGTTCAACGACGCGGTCCGCGCCCGTGAGAAGGCCAGAACGGCCAAGCAGCCGTTCCCCAAGGCCGCAGAGCTGTCGAAGAGGCTGATCACCGAGGCGAAGCAGACGGTGGAGCGGTCCTGGCTGGGCGAGGTCTCCGCGGTGGTGCTCCAGCAGTCCCTGCGGGACGTCGAGACTGCGTACCGCAATTTCTTCGCCTCCCTCAAGGGCGATCGCAAGGGCCCGAAACTGGGCGTACCCCGGCACAAGTCCCGCAAGGACGCCCGGCAGTCGATCCGGTTCACCTCCAACGCCCGCTGGAAGATCACCGGCAGCGGCCGTCTGGACCTGCCGAAGATCGGTGCGGTGAAGGTGAAGTGGTCCCGCACCCTGCCCACCACCCCCACTTCCGTCACCGTCGTCAAGGACGCGGCCGGGCGGTACTTCGCCTCCTTCGTCGTCGACACCGACCCCGCGGCCGATGCCACCCGGATGCCCGACACCGACCAGAACATCGGCATCGACTTGGGCCTGACGCATTTCGCCGTCCTGTCCGACGGCACGAAGATCAACTCCCCGCGGTTCCTGCGCCGGGCGGAGAAGAAGCTGAAGAAGGCCCAGCGGGAACTGTCCCGCAAGCAGAAGGGATCGAAGAACCGCGCCAAGGCCCGCTTGAAAGTCGCTCGCGCCCATGCCGAGGTCACCGACGCCCGCAAAGAGTTCCACCACCAGATCTCCACCCGGCTGATCTCCGAGAACCAAGGAATCGCCGTGGAAAGTCTGTCGGTGGCAGGACTGGCGCGTACCCGGCTGGCCAAGTCCGTGCACGACGCAGGATGGTCCTCGTTCGTCAGCATGCTGGAGTACAAAGCGGTCCGGTACGGCCGGACCCTGGTCACGATCGGCCGGTTCGAGCCGACCTCCCAGACCTGCTCCACCTGCGGTGTCAAGGACGGACCTAAACCCCTGAACATCCGGGAATGGACCTGTGCCGCCTGCGGCGCCGTCCATGACCGGGACACCAACGCCGCGATCAACGTCAAAACGGCCGCCGGACTGGCGGTATCGGCCTGCGGAGCGCCGGTAAGACCAGGAGCGATCCCGGCACAGCGCGAAGAAACAGGAAGCCACGGATTCCCGACCGGAAACCGTGCCGCGTAG
- the tnpA gene encoding IS200/IS605 family transposase, with amino-acid sequence MGEMQKIRTGRHCAFVMHVHLVFVTKFRHSVFADAHLRRMEEIMRSVCTDFECELVEFNGEDNYVHLLVNFPPKVAVTKLVNSLKGVSSRRLRQEFPDLVRHYWRANKLWSGSYFAGTVGGAPLSVVRQYIEQQNRPV; translated from the coding sequence ATGGGCGAGATGCAGAAGATCAGAACTGGCAGGCACTGTGCTTTCGTGATGCACGTCCACTTGGTCTTCGTGACCAAGTTCCGGCACAGCGTGTTCGCCGATGCCCACTTGAGGCGTATGGAAGAGATCATGCGGTCGGTGTGTACGGACTTCGAATGCGAGCTGGTGGAGTTCAACGGTGAGGACAACTACGTCCACCTGCTGGTGAACTTCCCGCCCAAAGTCGCCGTGACCAAACTGGTCAACTCCCTCAAGGGCGTCTCCTCCCGCCGCCTGCGCCAGGAGTTCCCCGACCTGGTACGCCACTACTGGAGGGCCAACAAGCTGTGGTCCGGCTCCTACTTCGCCGGAACGGTCGGCGGCGCCCCGCTCAGCGTGGTCAGGCAGTACATCGAACAGCAGAACCGGCCGGTGTGA
- a CDS encoding winged helix DNA-binding domain-containing protein, whose protein sequence is MADGRQRYVGVAERRVRLGLRQRLAGSVRAAGPEEVADSLVALHGSDPATVPLAVGARLADPGRTVAETERALYVDRSLVRMHGMRHTVFVFPTELTAVVHASTGITVAARERAALLKDMAAAGAPDAAWLKEVEESALAALARRGQATAAELAEDEPRLRERFAYAAGKSYEGTHTVSTRLLRVLGVEGRVVRGRPLGSWTSSQFRWAVAPAHPELDVAQAQASLLGRWLAACGPATEADLKWWTGWRVTEVRRALAAIAARVVALDEGTGYVTAEDEEPVSDPGEPWAALVPALDPTAMGWRQRDWYLAPELRPALFDYSGNVGPTVWWNGRVIGGWAQRSDGEVVWRLLDTEGVGREAETAIRAEAARLRGWVGDTRVTPRFRTPLEKELM, encoded by the coding sequence ATGGCTGACGGGCGGCAGCGGTATGTCGGGGTGGCCGAGCGGCGGGTGCGGCTGGGGCTGCGGCAGCGGTTGGCCGGATCCGTGCGGGCGGCGGGGCCGGAGGAGGTGGCTGATTCCCTGGTGGCCCTGCACGGCTCGGATCCCGCGACGGTGCCGCTCGCGGTGGGCGCGCGGCTCGCCGATCCCGGGCGGACGGTGGCCGAGACCGAGCGGGCGCTGTACGTGGACCGCTCGCTGGTCCGGATGCACGGTATGCGGCACACCGTGTTCGTGTTCCCGACCGAGCTGACCGCCGTGGTGCACGCCTCGACCGGTATCACGGTCGCCGCGAGGGAGCGGGCGGCGCTGCTGAAGGACATGGCCGCGGCCGGGGCGCCGGACGCGGCCTGGCTGAAGGAGGTCGAGGAGTCGGCGCTGGCCGCGCTGGCCCGCCGGGGCCAGGCGACCGCGGCCGAACTCGCCGAGGACGAACCGAGGTTGCGGGAGCGGTTCGCGTACGCGGCCGGGAAGAGTTACGAGGGGACGCACACCGTCTCGACGCGGCTGCTGAGGGTGCTGGGGGTGGAGGGCAGGGTCGTGCGGGGGCGGCCGCTGGGCTCCTGGACGTCGAGCCAGTTCCGGTGGGCCGTGGCCCCCGCGCATCCGGAGCTGGATGTGGCGCAGGCCCAGGCGTCCCTGCTGGGCCGGTGGTTGGCGGCCTGCGGCCCGGCGACCGAGGCGGATCTGAAGTGGTGGACGGGGTGGCGTGTCACCGAGGTCCGCCGGGCGCTGGCGGCGATCGCGGCGCGAGTCGTGGCGCTGGACGAGGGGACGGGGTATGTGACCGCCGAGGACGAGGAGCCGGTTTCCGACCCCGGCGAGCCCTGGGCCGCCCTTGTGCCCGCCCTCGATCCGACGGCGATGGGCTGGCGGCAACGCGACTGGTATCTCGCCCCCGAACTCCGGCCGGCCCTGTTCGACTACAGCGGCAACGTCGGGCCGACGGTGTGGTGGAACGGCCGGGTGATCGGCGGCTGGGCCCAGCGGTCCGACGGGGAGGTCGTGTGGCGGCTGCTCGACACGGAGGGGGTGGGGCGGGAGGCCGAGACGGCGATCCGTGCGGAGGCTGCGCGGCTGCGGGGGTGGGTGGGTGACACCCGGGTCACACCGCGCTTTCGGACGCCGCTGGAGAAGGAATTGATGTGA
- a CDS encoding DUF4360 domain-containing protein — MVRGLLLGGAVAALFASALPAQAESPFEDPPPDKIIIKVATVNGSGCPQGTAAVAVSPDNTAFTVTYSDYLAQVGGGAPSTAFRKNCQLNLIVHVPGGFTYAIASVDYRGFASLARGASGVEKASYYFQGSPDTASRTHTFSGPKEDNWQATDETDWAQLVWAPCGMERNFNINTELRVNRGSSPASSTSFMTMDSTDGDISTIYHLAWKQCPSE, encoded by the coding sequence ATGGTTCGTGGTCTCCTCCTGGGCGGCGCCGTAGCCGCCCTGTTCGCCAGTGCGCTTCCCGCGCAGGCCGAGTCCCCCTTCGAGGACCCGCCCCCGGACAAGATCATCATCAAGGTCGCCACGGTGAACGGCTCCGGCTGTCCCCAGGGCACGGCCGCGGTCGCCGTCTCACCGGACAACACCGCGTTCACGGTGACCTACAGCGACTACCTCGCCCAGGTCGGCGGTGGCGCCCCGTCCACCGCGTTCCGCAAGAACTGCCAGCTCAACCTGATCGTCCATGTGCCCGGTGGCTTCACCTACGCCATCGCCAGCGTCGACTACCGCGGCTTCGCCTCTCTCGCGCGCGGCGCGAGCGGCGTCGAGAAGGCCTCGTACTACTTCCAGGGCTCCCCGGACACGGCCTCCAGGACCCACACGTTCAGCGGCCCGAAGGAGGACAACTGGCAGGCCACGGACGAGACCGACTGGGCCCAGCTGGTGTGGGCGCCCTGTGGGATGGAGCGCAACTTCAACATCAACACCGAGCTGAGGGTCAACCGGGGGTCGTCGCCGGCCAGCAGCACGAGTTTCATGACCATGGACTCGACGGACGGTGACATCAGCACGATCTATCACCTGGCCTGGAAGCAGTGCCCCTCGGAGTGA
- a CDS encoding arsenate reductase family protein, translating to MEIWINPACSKCRSALSLLDAEGADYTVRRYLEDIPSEDEIRAVLDRLGLEPWDVTRTQEAAAKELGLKGWARDAGSRDRWVTALAEHPGLIQRPIITAEDGTAVVARTEEAVRDALSR from the coding sequence ATGGAGATCTGGATCAATCCGGCCTGTTCCAAGTGCCGCAGCGCGCTCAGCCTGCTCGACGCCGAGGGTGCCGACTACACCGTCCGCCGCTACCTGGAGGACATCCCGAGCGAGGACGAGATCCGCGCCGTACTCGACCGGCTCGGGCTCGAACCGTGGGACGTCACCCGCACCCAGGAGGCCGCCGCCAAGGAGCTGGGCCTCAAGGGGTGGGCGCGGGACGCGGGTTCGCGCGACCGCTGGGTCACGGCACTCGCCGAGCACCCGGGGCTCATCCAACGGCCCATCATCACCGCCGAGGACGGCACGGCGGTGGTGGCCCGCACGGAGGAGGCGGTACGGGACGCTCTGTCCAGGTAA
- the glnII gene encoding glutamine synthetase, giving the protein MTFKAEYIWIDGTEPTAKLRSKTKIFADDAKGAELPIWGFDGSSTNQAEGHSSDRVLQPVFSCPDPIRGGDDILVLCEVLNIDMTPHESNTRAALREVAEKFTAQEPIFGIEQEYTFFDGERPLGFPIGGFPAPQGGYYCGVGADEIFGRDIVEAHLENCLKAGLAISGINAEVMPGQWEFQVGPVPPLEVSDHLWVARWLLYRTAEDFDVSATLDPKPVKGDWNGAGAHTNFSTKAMREGYEAIITACESLGEGSKPLDHVKNYGAGIDDRLTGLHETAPWNEYSYGVSNRGASVRIPWQVEKDGKGYIEDRRPNANVDPYVVTRLIVDTCCTALDKAGQV; this is encoded by the coding sequence GTGACCTTCAAGGCTGAGTACATCTGGATCGACGGCACCGAGCCGACGGCCAAGCTCCGCTCGAAGACGAAGATCTTCGCCGACGACGCCAAGGGTGCGGAGCTGCCGATCTGGGGCTTCGACGGGTCTTCCACGAACCAGGCCGAGGGGCACTCCTCGGACCGCGTGCTCCAGCCTGTCTTCTCCTGCCCGGACCCGATCCGCGGCGGCGACGACATCCTCGTGCTCTGCGAGGTCCTCAACATCGACATGACGCCGCACGAGTCCAACACCCGTGCCGCGCTGCGCGAGGTGGCCGAGAAGTTCACCGCCCAGGAGCCGATCTTCGGCATCGAGCAGGAGTACACCTTCTTCGACGGCGAGCGCCCGCTCGGCTTCCCGATCGGCGGCTTCCCGGCCCCCCAGGGCGGCTACTACTGCGGTGTCGGCGCCGACGAGATCTTCGGCCGTGACATCGTCGAGGCCCACCTGGAGAACTGCCTGAAGGCCGGTCTCGCCATCTCCGGCATCAACGCCGAGGTCATGCCCGGCCAGTGGGAGTTCCAGGTCGGACCGGTCCCCCCGCTGGAGGTCTCCGACCACCTGTGGGTGGCCCGCTGGCTGCTCTACCGCACCGCCGAGGACTTCGACGTCTCCGCGACGCTGGACCCGAAGCCCGTCAAGGGCGACTGGAACGGCGCCGGCGCGCACACCAACTTCTCCACGAAGGCGATGCGCGAGGGCTACGAGGCGATCATCACCGCGTGCGAGTCGCTGGGCGAGGGCTCGAAGCCGCTCGACCACGTCAAGAACTACGGCGCCGGCATCGACGACCGCCTGACCGGTCTGCACGAGACCGCCCCGTGGAACGAGTACTCCTACGGTGTCTCCAACCGTGGCGCCTCGGTCCGTATCCCGTGGCAGGTCGAGAAGGACGGCAAGGGCTACATCGAGGACCGCCGCCCGAACGCCAACGTCGACCCGTATGTCGTGACGCGGCTGATCGTCGACACCTGCTGCACCGCGCTCGACAAGGCCGGCCAGGTCTGA
- a CDS encoding winged helix-turn-helix domain-containing protein gives MANTRSLSTAAPLTSAPGAAPVAVPASGASPRHRLRAVGRDEVVDITDFLPPGATWLPAPQHTLPSLPGRPPMVGYLVLLPADQQPPVPPFAVPDERPLDHAGAAAGPVSGSGSGSGSVGAGDELVRVDTVQRTAEVGGRPLDLTYLEFELLAHLVAHPNRVHTRDQLVTTVWGYGHVGDGRTVDVHIARLRRKLGAEFRQAIQTVRRVGYKYTPPLAR, from the coding sequence ATGGCGAACACCCGTTCTCTGTCGACCGCCGCCCCGCTGACCTCCGCGCCGGGCGCCGCGCCCGTCGCCGTCCCCGCGTCCGGCGCCTCCCCCCGGCACCGGCTGCGAGCCGTGGGCCGGGACGAGGTCGTGGACATCACGGACTTCCTGCCGCCGGGCGCCACCTGGCTCCCCGCCCCCCAGCACACCCTGCCCTCGCTTCCGGGCCGGCCGCCGATGGTCGGCTACCTGGTGCTCCTGCCGGCCGACCAGCAGCCGCCGGTGCCGCCGTTCGCCGTCCCGGACGAGCGCCCTCTCGACCACGCGGGCGCCGCCGCGGGTCCCGTCTCCGGTTCCGGTTCCGGTTCCGGTTCCGTCGGGGCCGGGGACGAACTGGTCCGCGTCGACACCGTGCAGCGCACGGCCGAGGTCGGCGGGCGGCCGCTCGACCTCACCTATCTGGAGTTCGAGCTCCTCGCCCATCTCGTCGCGCACCCCAACCGGGTGCACACCCGCGACCAGTTGGTCACCACGGTGTGGGGCTACGGGCATGTGGGCGACGGGCGGACGGTCGACGTCCACATCGCCCGGCTGCGCCGCAAGCTCGGTGCGGAATTCCGCCAGGCGATCCAGACGGTACGGCGGGTCGGGTACAAGTACACGCCTCCGCTGGCCCGTTGA
- a CDS encoding SDR family oxidoreductase: protein MRLLMLGGTEFVGRAVVEAALARGWEVTVFHRGRHAPVAGVRSLLGDRTAPDGLTALADARAGGGGGGWDVVVDTWSAAPRAVRDTARLLSGVAERYVYVSSCSVYAWPPAAGYDERAPLVDGASPDADGTDYARDKRGGELAAVEAFGADRSLLVRSGLILGPYENIGRLPWWLTRVARGGPVLAPGPRDLPLQYVDVRDLAAWILGAAEQGASGAYNLIGPTGTTTMGELLDACVRVTGGSAELRWTSPELILDAGIEPWTQLPVWVPGGSDLHDALHRADVSRALRDGLRCRGVEETVRDTWEWLTELGGVAPRRPDRPAVGLDASVEAKLLGL, encoded by the coding sequence ATGAGACTTCTGATGCTGGGTGGTACGGAGTTCGTGGGCCGCGCCGTCGTGGAGGCGGCACTGGCCCGCGGCTGGGAGGTGACCGTCTTCCACCGGGGACGGCACGCGCCCGTGGCCGGGGTGCGGTCGCTGCTGGGCGACCGCACCGCGCCGGACGGGCTCACGGCGCTCGCCGACGCCCGCGCCGGCGGGGGCGGGGGCGGGTGGGACGTCGTCGTCGACACCTGGTCGGCGGCACCGCGAGCCGTGCGGGACACCGCGCGCCTGCTGTCCGGCGTGGCCGAACGGTATGTGTACGTGTCGAGTTGCTCGGTGTACGCCTGGCCACCGGCCGCCGGGTACGACGAGCGGGCACCCCTGGTGGACGGCGCGTCGCCGGACGCCGACGGGACGGACTACGCCCGCGACAAGCGGGGCGGGGAACTGGCGGCGGTCGAGGCGTTCGGCGCCGACCGCTCGCTCCTCGTACGCAGCGGGCTGATCCTCGGGCCGTACGAGAACATCGGCCGGCTGCCCTGGTGGCTCACCCGGGTCGCCCGGGGCGGACCGGTCCTGGCGCCCGGCCCCCGCGACCTCCCCCTCCAGTACGTCGACGTCCGCGACCTCGCCGCCTGGATCCTCGGGGCTGCGGAACAGGGGGCGAGCGGCGCGTACAACCTGATCGGTCCCACGGGCACGACCACGATGGGCGAACTGCTGGACGCCTGTGTGCGGGTGACCGGCGGTTCGGCCGAACTCCGCTGGACGTCACCGGAGTTGATCCTCGACGCCGGGATCGAGCCGTGGACGCAGCTGCCGGTGTGGGTGCCCGGGGGGAGCGACCTGCACGACGCGCTGCACCGGGCGGACGTGTCCCGGGCCCTGCGGGACGGGCTGCGTTGCCGGGGTGTGGAGGAGACCGTACGGGACACTTGGGAGTGGCTGACGGAACTCGGCGGAGTCGCGCCGCGACGACCGGACCGGCCGGCGGTGGGACTGGACGCCTCGGTGGAGGCGAAGCTGCTGGGGCTCTAG